A region of Candidatus Desulfarcum epimagneticum DNA encodes the following proteins:
- a CDS encoding Ferrous iron transport protein B, with product MPHPIIALAGNPNAGKTTLFNALTGSRQRVGNYPGITVERKQGEFVSRHGVLDVTDLPGTYSLTAYSLEEVVARDFLVNEKPDMVINIVDASNLERNLYLSIQFLEMGAPVTLALNMMDMAESYGIEIDVKKLSKLLGIAVVPTVARTGRGKNALIDAAVKSMETPKPAPLDISYGNDIDGALDEMEAVIEQDGFLTETYPARWIALKYLENDEQILDLGRKKSPALSRRLEGLVEKVSAHLKNTFDAYPEALIADQRYGYINSLIKQGVVKHTLDQNRLQPSDKIDQFLTNRFLGPIIMAGVVMGLYHFTFSYSEIPVAWLESFFAWLGGLGEAYLPEGHLKSLLISGVINGVGGVMGFMPLIVFMFFGISLLEDSGYLARVSYMMDRVFRYFGLHGASVMAFVTSGGIAGGCAVPGVMAARTLKSRRERLATLLTVPFMNCGAKLPVFALLIAAFFEKNEAVVMFSITVISWIGALLSAKLLRTVIIRGESTPFVMELPPYRLPTFKGLLIHTWERAWQYIKKAGTVILGISVILWAMMTFPGLPESGRKKFDEKKLAILAAAPKGVSEEIAGRAGLSPRALELEKALARVEAERAEAGLQNSIAGRVGGAMEKVTRLAGFDWRTNIALLGGFAAKEVIVSTLGTAYSMGAEPPGDGGDGASLSRRLKNAPGWSPAVAFALILFTIFYAPCFVTVVCISQEAGSWKWGAFSMVFNTTLAFSLAVAAFQIGSLWMG from the coding sequence ATGCCCCATCCCATCATCGCCCTGGCGGGCAACCCCAATGCCGGGAAAACCACCCTTTTCAACGCGCTCACCGGCTCCCGGCAGCGCGTGGGCAACTACCCGGGAATCACAGTGGAGCGCAAACAGGGGGAATTCGTCTCCAGACACGGGGTTCTGGACGTGACAGACCTTCCCGGAACTTACTCCCTGACGGCCTACTCCCTGGAAGAGGTGGTGGCCCGGGATTTCCTGGTGAACGAAAAGCCCGACATGGTCATCAACATCGTGGACGCCTCCAACCTGGAGCGCAACCTGTACCTTTCCATTCAGTTCCTGGAGATGGGCGCGCCGGTGACCCTCGCCCTCAACATGATGGACATGGCCGAGTCCTACGGCATCGAAATCGATGTGAAAAAGCTTTCAAAGCTTCTGGGGATCGCCGTGGTTCCCACCGTGGCCCGGACCGGGCGGGGAAAAAACGCGCTCATCGACGCCGCGGTCAAAAGCATGGAAACCCCCAAACCCGCGCCGCTGGACATCTCTTACGGCAACGACATCGACGGCGCCCTGGATGAAATGGAGGCGGTCATCGAACAGGACGGCTTTCTCACCGAAACCTACCCGGCCCGGTGGATCGCCCTGAAATACCTGGAAAATGACGAGCAGATCCTGGACCTGGGCCGAAAAAAAAGCCCGGCGCTCTCCCGGCGCCTGGAGGGTCTGGTGGAAAAGGTCTCCGCCCATCTGAAAAACACCTTCGACGCCTATCCCGAGGCGCTGATCGCGGACCAGCGCTACGGCTACATCAACTCCCTCATCAAGCAGGGGGTGGTCAAACATACTCTGGACCAGAACCGGCTCCAGCCGTCGGACAAAATCGACCAGTTCCTGACCAACCGTTTCCTGGGCCCCATCATCATGGCCGGGGTGGTCATGGGCCTTTACCATTTCACCTTTTCCTACAGCGAGATCCCGGTGGCCTGGCTGGAGTCTTTTTTCGCCTGGCTGGGGGGGCTGGGGGAGGCGTATCTTCCCGAGGGCCATCTCAAGTCTCTTCTGATATCCGGGGTCATCAACGGCGTGGGCGGGGTGATGGGGTTTATGCCCCTGATCGTTTTCATGTTTTTCGGCATTTCCCTGCTGGAGGATTCCGGCTACCTGGCCCGGGTGTCGTACATGATGGACCGGGTGTTCCGGTATTTCGGCCTCCACGGGGCCTCGGTCATGGCCTTTGTCACCTCCGGGGGGATCGCCGGCGGCTGCGCCGTCCCCGGGGTCATGGCGGCCCGGACCCTCAAATCCAGGCGCGAGCGTCTGGCCACCCTTCTCACCGTGCCCTTTATGAACTGCGGGGCCAAACTGCCGGTGTTCGCCCTGCTCATCGCCGCGTTTTTTGAAAAAAACGAGGCCGTCGTCATGTTCTCCATCACCGTCATCTCCTGGATCGGGGCGCTTTTGTCGGCCAAACTTCTGCGAACCGTCATCATCAGGGGGGAATCCACCCCCTTTGTGATGGAGCTTCCCCCTTATCGTCTCCCCACTTTCAAGGGGCTGCTCATCCACACCTGGGAACGGGCGTGGCAGTATATCAAAAAAGCGGGAACCGTGATCCTGGGAATCTCCGTGATCCTGTGGGCCATGATGACCTTTCCGGGGCTTCCGGAATCCGGACGGAAAAAATTTGATGAAAAAAAGCTCGCCATTCTGGCCGCCGCCCCCAAAGGCGTGTCCGAAGAGATCGCCGGGCGCGCCGGGCTTTCCCCCCGGGCGCTGGAATTGGAAAAGGCCCTGGCCCGGGTCGAGGCCGAGCGGGCCGAGGCCGGGCTTCAGAATTCCATCGCCGGACGCGTGGGCGGGGCCATGGAAAAAGTCACCCGTCTGGCCGGATTTGACTGGCGGACCAACATCGCCCTCCTGGGGGGATTCGCGGCCAAGGAGGTGATCGTCTCCACACTGGGGACCGCCTATTCCATGGGCGCCGAGCCGCCCGGGGACGGCGGGGACGGGGCCTCGCTTTCCCGGAGGCTTAAAAACGCGCCCGGCTGGAGCCCGGCGGTGGCGTTTGCCCTGATTCTTTTCACCATCTTCTACGCGCCGTGTTTTGTGACGGTGGTGTGCATCTCCCAGGAGGCCGGATCCTGGAAGTGGGGGGCGTTTTCCATGGTCTTCAACACCACCCTGGCGTTTTCTCTTGCCGTGGCGGCGTTTCAGATCGGGTCCCTGTGGATGGGGTAG
- a CDS encoding Pyridine nucleotide-disulfide oxidoreductase has product MKFLIIGADAAGMSAASRAGRNIPGIEITVLEKTRDVSYSACGMPYNIADPNRDIDDLVVRDARTFREKQGIRLLTGHEATSIDPEARRVFGKDSSGRAFEEPYDKLLIATGASPVMPDMEGADLPGVMGLKSLGDGRKIKAWLRERNVRKVVIMGMGYIALEMCEALRSRAIEVEMAKPGPVFLPRMAKELSEAIRKETESHGAVLRMGVEMKRIEPTGNALKIVCEDSPDMEADMVLAAMGVVPNSAFALSAGLKTDVAGAVAADRAMRTSDPHIYAAGDCADAFHVVTGKKTWIPLALRANRAGWAVADHLAGKDVRLPGVAGAAVFKVFDFEAAQAGVTQREAVKEGFDPASVTIKARSRAHAHPGASEIWIHMVGDRKNGRLLGAQMAGREGCAHRINAVSAALSARMTVEAFSQVDFAYAPPFGPVWDPLLTTAGQLMKKM; this is encoded by the coding sequence ATGAAATTTCTGATCATCGGCGCCGACGCCGCCGGAATGAGCGCGGCCAGCCGGGCCGGGCGAAACATCCCGGGCATTGAGATCACGGTTCTGGAGAAAACCCGGGACGTGTCCTACAGCGCCTGCGGGATGCCCTACAACATCGCCGACCCGAATCGGGACATAGACGACCTGGTGGTTCGCGACGCCCGGACGTTCAGGGAAAAGCAGGGCATCCGTCTGCTGACCGGCCATGAGGCCACGTCCATTGATCCGGAGGCCAGGCGGGTTTTTGGAAAGGACTCGTCGGGGCGGGCGTTTGAGGAGCCCTACGACAAGCTTCTGATCGCCACCGGCGCCTCGCCCGTTATGCCGGACATGGAAGGCGCGGACCTGCCCGGGGTCATGGGGCTCAAAAGCCTGGGGGACGGCCGGAAAATAAAGGCGTGGCTCCGGGAGCGAAACGTCCGAAAAGTGGTGATCATGGGCATGGGATACATCGCTTTGGAAATGTGTGAGGCCCTGCGGTCCCGCGCCATCGAGGTGGAGATGGCCAAGCCCGGTCCTGTTTTCCTTCCCCGCATGGCCAAAGAGCTGTCGGAGGCCATTCGAAAAGAGACGGAGTCCCATGGCGCGGTCCTTCGCATGGGCGTTGAAATGAAGCGGATTGAGCCGACGGGGAATGCTTTGAAAATCGTGTGCGAAGACAGCCCCGACATGGAGGCGGACATGGTTCTGGCGGCCATGGGGGTCGTCCCCAACAGCGCCTTCGCCCTTTCGGCGGGCCTTAAAACCGACGTGGCCGGCGCCGTCGCCGCGGACCGGGCCATGCGAACCTCCGATCCCCATATTTACGCGGCCGGGGACTGCGCCGACGCCTTTCATGTGGTGACCGGCAAAAAGACATGGATTCCCCTGGCGCTTCGGGCCAACCGGGCCGGGTGGGCCGTGGCCGACCATTTGGCGGGCAAAGACGTCCGGCTCCCGGGCGTGGCCGGGGCCGCCGTGTTCAAGGTGTTTGATTTCGAGGCGGCCCAGGCGGGCGTCACCCAAAGGGAAGCCGTAAAGGAGGGGTTTGACCCGGCGTCCGTCACCATCAAGGCCCGGTCCCGGGCCCACGCCCATCCCGGGGCGTCGGAAATATGGATTCATATGGTCGGGGACAGGAAAAACGGGCGTCTTCTGGGCGCCCAGATGGCGGGGCGGGAAGGCTGCGCCCATCGGATCAACGCCGTGTCCGCGGCCCTGTCCGCCCGCATGACCGTGGAGGCGTTTTCCCAGGTCGATTTCGCCTACGCGCCGCCCTTCGGACCGGTCTGGGACCCCCTTCTCACGACGGCCGGTCAGCTCATGAAAAAGATGTGA
- a CDS encoding Antitoxin, with product MLSKITTADARKKFANVINRVASGNESFVLTRRGEAMAALVSIKDLELLREMEDRFDIEDAWKAKSEPGEPIPWETLKKELEA from the coding sequence ATGCTGAGCAAAATCACCACCGCCGACGCAAGAAAAAAATTCGCGAATGTCATTAATCGGGTGGCGTCTGGAAACGAATCATTTGTCTTGACCCGGAGGGGAGAGGCCATGGCCGCCCTGGTTTCCATTAAGGACCTCGAACTGCTTCGGGAAATGGAGGACCGTTTTGATATTGAAGACGCATGGAAGGCCAAATCCGAGCCCGGTGAGCCCATTCCATGGGAGACGCTGAAAAAGGAGCTGGAAGCTTGA
- a CDS encoding conserved hypothetical protein (Evidence 4 : Unknown function but conserved in other organisms) yields the protein MKYRIEVQRSAAKALKKIPKSDQNRIIKKIDGLSGRLPNPNSTKMKGNNPFHKIRVGHYRVIYEIQDEVLLILIVKIGHRKDIYRNLK from the coding sequence TTGAAATACCGGATAGAGGTCCAGCGATCCGCCGCCAAAGCCCTTAAAAAAATCCCAAAATCTGATCAAAACCGAATCATAAAAAAAATTGACGGCCTTTCCGGGCGACTCCCAAATCCCAATTCCACCAAAATGAAAGGGAACAATCCCTTTCATAAAATTCGCGTCGGACACTACCGCGTGATATACGAAATTCAAGATGAAGTCCTTTTGATCCTGATTGTGAAAATCGGCCACCGCAAAGACATTTACCGGAATCTCAAATAA
- a CDS encoding Membrane protein yields MNVYEALKESLKEQIQRRGLSGRGVSVRCEALSAEEAIGRPEHDDYPIVRGREVMVEAVFEGARGQAFSDDFENTDLAVDDLLDMRLDSNRKRAVFVAALNAVFRRLGLCGRTIHCKDDEPARCADCLPDLIEPGKKVLLAGHQPRFLEILSSHGRVRAVDLDEGHIGSGFCGVTIEPPEATPDAIEWSDLIFATGSTLVNGTIGDFLDRGRPVVFYGVTISAAAVILNLRRFCRLGR; encoded by the coding sequence ATGAATGTGTATGAGGCGTTGAAAGAAAGTTTAAAAGAGCAAATCCAACGTCGCGGTCTTTCGGGACGCGGTGTAAGCGTCCGGTGCGAGGCCCTTTCCGCCGAAGAGGCCATTGGAAGGCCGGAGCATGATGATTATCCCATTGTCAGGGGCCGGGAGGTCATGGTGGAGGCGGTTTTTGAAGGCGCCCGGGGGCAGGCGTTTTCGGACGATTTTGAAAACACGGACCTCGCGGTGGACGATCTTTTGGACATGCGCCTGGACTCAAACCGGAAAAGGGCCGTCTTTGTCGCGGCGCTCAACGCGGTTTTCAGGCGCCTGGGGCTTTGCGGCCGGACCATCCACTGCAAAGACGACGAGCCCGCGCGATGCGCGGACTGTCTGCCAGACCTCATCGAGCCCGGGAAAAAGGTTTTGCTCGCGGGACATCAGCCGAGATTTCTTGAAATTCTTTCGTCGCATGGCCGGGTCAGGGCCGTTGATCTGGACGAGGGCCATATCGGGTCCGGGTTTTGCGGCGTGACCATCGAGCCGCCGGAGGCCACCCCGGACGCCATCGAATGGAGCGATCTGATATTCGCCACCGGATCGACCCTTGTCAACGGGACCATCGGGGATTTTCTGGACCGGGGCAGACCGGTTGTGTTTTACGGCGTCACCATTTCAGCGGCGGCCGTGATATTGAACCTGAGACGGTTCTGCCGGCTTGGGCGGTGA
- a CDS encoding Hybrid sensor histidine kinase/response regulator yields MKGNSGLSDALKRSILVIDDEKHIRDVIRVSLSRAGFEVAAAESGETGMEMIEDRHFDIILLDLMMPGMSGLSVLTRLKARHPHTVVIVITGYATIEHSIEAIKKGAFDFIAKPFSPKELDAVIAKAAEFIGALQDIREEKSRMGALISHISDGILATDASKNVVLANPAFLKTADRFEEDVIGRPASEVVSIDAVSEMIDEALSDDPEKNAFPAGEFNVGKKIFSVRCVPFRDRLDRNLGAIALTHDITAAREMDRMKSDFVSMVAHEIRSPLNSISMQLQTLMEGLAGDVNEKQKGVLKRARERIGALGDFTSDLLDLARIESGLIVQEKKSLDMGEVIEDQVAFFKASAQAKNIGLNFHPNAKKTGPLPQVLANRRGMEEVLSNLISNAIKYTPAGGEVTVSARRAGNNLRVSVTDNGFGIEEADMKKIFDKFFRVKNERARWITGSGLGLGIARSIVEAHNGKIEAASRPDEGSEFSFYIPLARNM; encoded by the coding sequence ATGAAAGGAAACAGCGGTTTGAGCGACGCTTTAAAACGAAGCATCCTTGTGATTGACGACGAAAAACACATTCGGGACGTGATCCGCGTCTCTTTGTCCAGGGCCGGGTTTGAGGTGGCCGCGGCCGAAAGCGGCGAGACGGGCATGGAGATGATCGAGGACCGGCATTTTGACATTATTCTGCTGGATCTCATGATGCCCGGGATGTCCGGCCTGAGCGTTCTGACGCGTTTAAAGGCCCGGCACCCGCACACGGTGGTCATCGTCATCACCGGATACGCCACCATTGAGCACTCCATTGAAGCCATCAAAAAAGGCGCCTTTGATTTCATCGCCAAACCCTTTTCCCCCAAGGAGCTGGACGCGGTCATCGCCAAGGCCGCTGAATTCATCGGCGCGCTCCAGGACATCCGGGAGGAAAAATCCAGGATGGGCGCCTTGATCAGCCACATCTCCGACGGCATCCTGGCCACGGACGCGAGCAAAAACGTGGTTCTGGCCAACCCGGCTTTTTTGAAAACCGCCGACCGTTTTGAGGAGGATGTGATCGGCCGGCCGGCGTCCGAGGTGGTGAGCATTGACGCGGTTTCGGAAATGATCGATGAGGCCCTGTCCGACGATCCTGAAAAAAACGCCTTTCCGGCCGGTGAATTCAACGTGGGGAAAAAAATTTTCAGCGTCCGGTGCGTGCCCTTCCGGGACCGGCTGGACCGAAACCTGGGGGCCATCGCGCTGACCCACGACATCACGGCGGCCCGGGAAATGGACCGGATGAAGTCCGATTTCGTCTCCATGGTGGCCCATGAGATCAGAAGCCCGCTCAATTCCATCAGCATGCAGCTTCAGACCCTCATGGAAGGTCTGGCCGGCGATGTCAATGAAAAGCAGAAAGGCGTTTTAAAACGCGCCCGGGAAAGAATCGGGGCGCTGGGGGATTTCACCTCCGATCTTCTGGACCTGGCCCGCATCGAATCCGGACTGATTGTCCAGGAAAAAAAGAGTCTGGACATGGGCGAGGTCATTGAGGATCAGGTCGCTTTTTTCAAAGCGAGCGCCCAGGCCAAAAACATCGGCCTGAATTTTCACCCGAACGCCAAAAAAACCGGCCCGCTTCCCCAGGTCCTGGCCAACCGGCGCGGCATGGAGGAGGTCCTTTCCAATTTGATCTCAAACGCCATCAAGTACACGCCCGCAGGGGGCGAGGTGACGGTGTCGGCCCGGAGGGCTGGAAACAATCTGCGCGTCAGTGTGACGGACAACGGCTTCGGCATTGAGGAGGCGGATATGAAGAAAATTTTCGATAAATTTTTCCGGGTGAAAAACGAGCGCGCCCGGTGGATCACGGGCTCGGGCCTGGGGCTGGGGATCGCCAGAAGCATTGTGGAGGCGCATAACGGGAAAATAGAGGCCGCGAGCCGCCCGGACGAGGGAAGCGAGTTTTCTTTTTATATTCCCCTGGCCCGGAACATGTGA